From the Maioricimonas rarisocia genome, one window contains:
- a CDS encoding GNAT family N-acetyltransferase produces the protein MTIAIREIDPHNDDELHAVASLRFQVTVDEMRLSMRHANHHRRTVIEPLDHCGHILAAWAGERVVGTVRINRLSEGDVGEYVRAYGLQYFLDRHPSEQVSITTRLAIHRKYRRGRLSLELPMAAYAFYLQNGIEVDVIDSRRNLRSYFHKLGYREHLGSWRHPEFGDVVVQYMRVRDEEHLSFVKSPFLPQLCDVQRRARSPQLS, from the coding sequence ATGACGATTGCGATTCGAGAGATTGACCCCCACAACGATGATGAGCTGCACGCAGTGGCGTCACTCAGGTTTCAAGTGACGGTAGACGAGATGCGCCTGTCCATGCGTCATGCGAACCATCACAGAAGAACCGTTATCGAGCCATTGGATCACTGCGGTCATATTCTTGCCGCATGGGCAGGAGAACGGGTTGTTGGAACTGTTCGCATAAACCGGTTGTCGGAAGGTGATGTGGGCGAATACGTTCGCGCCTATGGCCTTCAGTACTTTCTTGACCGCCATCCCTCAGAGCAAGTGTCGATCACCACAAGATTGGCAATCCACCGAAAGTACCGTAGGGGAAGGCTCTCGCTCGAATTGCCCATGGCTGCGTATGCCTTCTACTTACAGAACGGCATTGAAGTGGACGTGATCGACAGCCGTCGCAACCTTCGTTCGTACTTCCATAAACTTGGCTACCGAGAGCACCTGGGAAGCTGGAGGCACCCTGAGTTCGGGGATGTGGTTGTGCAGTACATGCGAGTCCGTGATGAGGAGCACCTTTCGTTCGTCAAATCCCCTTTTCTTCCGCAGCTGTGCGACGTGCAGAGACGAGCCCGGTCTCCACAACTGAGTTGA